The nucleotide sequence AGAAGAGCGTGGCCGCCGAGGACGGACGGGCGTGCGCCACCGCGACGAAGTCGTCATCGGCGGTCGGCACCCACAGCACGATGTCCGCGAAGGCGAGGTCGGCGAGCAGCTGCCAGTCGCCGACGAGGCCGTGCAGCCACTCGACGTCCTCTTCCGAGGAGCGGCCGTGAGCGTGGACGAGATCGCTGAGGGTGGACATCACCCCATCCTAAACGGCGCTCCGACAGACATGACGAGAGTTATCCACAACGCGTTTATGCCCTGGTCCGCCGCGCGCCGACCTGTTTGAGTGAGGCATCGTACATATCACGGGTCTATTTCAGCACCGACCACCGACACACCCCCTCGGGAGAAAAAATGCACCACCTCGCCCTCGCACCCGCGACCCCGTCCACCGCCGGAATTCCCGGTGAGCGGGCCGCGGATCCCGGCCGTTCCGGCATCCGACCCGGAGACCGCTCCGTCGCCTATCCGGCTCCCCATCCGGGGATGCCCGAGGCCGCTGTCGCGTTGCCGCACGAACATCCTGCCGGGTGGCTGACGCCGGGCCGCTCTGACCGCCGCACGCCAATTGCGGTCACCGGATTCGGGCAGACGCGCACGGGCGAAGGGACCATCGTCGAGTTCCCCACGGGCGACGAGCCGAGTCCGGCGACGCTGTGCTCCAACCTCGCGAGATCGGTCGTGGAGATCCTCGCGGGCGCGCGTCCGCTCGATCAGATCGGCCGCTGGGTGAGCGACTCCGTCTACGTCCATCTGCTGCGACGCACCATGCTCACCGTCCAGGCGCGGACCACGGCGGCCGAGAATCCGTTGCGACCGCGCATGACCATCGGCGATCCTGTCCTGGCGTTCCCGGTCGATGGCGTCGTCGAAGCGGTCGTCATGGTCCACCAGCCCGCTCGTTCCCGCGCCGTGGCGATCCGCCTGGAGCGACACCGCGCCCGCTGGCGCGCCACGGCCATCAACGTCCTCTAGCCAGGAAGACGACGATGGCGGCCCCGCAGGGCCGCCATCGTCGTGGTGATCGGTTGCGCGATCAGCGCTTCTTCGCCTGCGCGCGACGCTCTGCGCGGTTCGCGGGGGCCTCGTCCGAGGACTCGACGCGCTGGCCGAAGGCACCGCGCTGGTTGGACGCCTGCGCGGGCGGAGCGGCCGGGGCGGCCTGCTGCTGAGCGCGCTGCGCACGGGCGGTCGCTGCCTGCTCGAGCTGACCGCGCTGGTTGCGCACCTCGACGCCGCCCTGCTCGGCGGGAGCCGAGTAGCTGAGCTTCGTGTCGCTCTCGCCCCGCGCGAGGCCCTTCGCGGCGACGGCAGGAGCCTCGACCTCTCCGGGGGCCTGGTTGACTTCGACCTCCAGGTTGAACAGGAAGCCGATGGTCTCCTCGCGGATGGCGCCCATCATCTGCTGGAACATGGCGTAGCCCTCGCGCTGGTACTCGACCAGCGGGTCGCGCTGAGCCATCGCACGGAGGCCGATGCCGTCCTTCAGGTAGTCCATCTCGTAGAGGTGGTCGCGCCAGCGGCGGTCGATGACCGAGAGTACGACGCGGCGCTCCAGCTCGCGCATCGCCGGGGCGCCCAGCGACTCCTCGCGACGCTGGTAGGCGATCCGGGCGTCCGAGAGGATCTCGCGGCGCATGAACTCGCGGTTGATCTTGCCCTTGTTGCCGGCCTCCGAGATCACCTCGTCGATGCTGACACCGACCGGGTAGAGGGTCTTGAGCTCGGCCCACAGGGCGTCGAAGTCCCAGTCGTCGCCGCTGCCCTCGCCGGTGTGCTGGTCGAGGATGTCGTCGATCACGTCGGTGAGGAACTGCTGCACGCGCTCGTGCAGGTCGTCGCCCTCGAGCACATGACGGCGGTCGCTGTAGATCGCCTCGCGCTGGCGGTTCAGGACGTCGTCGTACTTGAGCACGTTCTTGCGGATCTCGGCGTTGCGGGCCTCGACCTGCGACTGCGCGCTGCGGATGGCGCGGCTGACGACCTTCGACTCGATGGCCATGTCGTCCGGGACGCTGCTGCGGCCCATGAGGCTCTCCGCCGCGCCCGCGTTGAAGAGGCGCATCAGATCGTCGGTGAGCGACAGGTAGAACCGGCTCTCGCCCGGGTCGCCCTGACGGCCGGAACGACCGCGGAGCTGATTGTCGATGCGCCGGGATTCGTGGCGCTCGGTGCCGAGCACATAGAGACCGCCGGCCTCGATGACCTTCTCGGCCTCCTCGGCGACCTGCGCCTTGACGTTCTCGAAGACGCCCTCCCAGGCGGCCTCGTACTCGTCCGGTGTCTCGACCGGCGACAGACCGCGGGCGTTCATCTCGGCGACGGCGAGGAACTCGGAGTTGCCGCCGAGCATGATGTCGGTACCGCGGCCGGCCATGTTGGTGGCCACGGTCACGGCGCCGAGACGCCCGGCCTGGGCGACGATCGCGGCCTCGCGCGCGTGGTTCTTCGCGTTGAGGACCTCGTGTCGGACGCCCCGCTTGGCAAGCAGACGCGAGAGGTACTCGCTCTTCTCGACCGAGGTGGTGCCGACCAGCACCGGCTGGCCCTTCTCGTGACGCTTCACGATGTCCTCGACCACCTGGTCGAACTTCGCCTTCTCGTTCTTGTAGACGAGGTCGGACTGGTCGATGCGCTGCATCGGCTTGTTGGTCGGGATGGGCACGACGCCGAGCTTGTAGGTGCTCATGAACTCGGCGGCCTCGGTCTCGGCCGTACCGGTCATGCCGGAGAGCTTCTTGTAGAGACGGAAGTAGTTCTGCAGCGTGACGGTCGCGAGGGTCTGGTTCTCGGCCTTGACCTCCACGCCCTCCTTCGCCTCGATCGCCTGGTGGATGCCCTCGTTGTAGCGGCGGCCCACCAGGATGCGGCCGGTGTGCTCGTCGACGATGAGCACCTCGCCGTTCATCACCACGTAGTCCTTGTCGCGCTTGAACAGCGCGTTCGCCTTGATGGCGTTGTTGAGGAACGAGATGAGAGGGGTGTTGGCCGACTCGTAGAGGTTGTCGATGCCGAGGTAGTCCTCGACCTTCTCAATGCCCGGCTCGAGCACACCGACGGTGCGCTTCTTCTCATCCACCTCGTAGTCCACGTCCGGCGTGAGGCGCTTCGCCAGGTTGGCGAACTCGTTGAACCAGCGGTTCGCCTCGCCGGAGGACGGACCGGAGATGATGAGCGGCGTGCGCGCCTCGTCGATGAGGATCGAGTCGACCTCGTCCACGATCGCGAAGAAGTGGCCGCGCTGCACCATGTCGCTCGCCTGCCAGGCCATGTTGTCGCGCAGGTAGTCGAACCCGAACTCGTTGTTGGTGCCGTAGGTGATGTCGGCCGCGTACTGCTCGCGGCGCTCCTCCGGGGTCTGGCCGGCGAGGATCACGCCGGTCGTCATTCCGAGGGCGCGGAACACGCGACCCATCAGCTCGGACTGATAGCTCGCCAGGTAGTCGTTGACGGTGACGATGTGGACGCCGCGGCTGGCGATCGCGTTGAGGTAGGCCGCGGTGGTCGCGACGAGGGTCTTGCCCTCACCGGTCTTCATCTCCGCGATGTTGCCCAGGTGAAGGGCCGCGCCGCCCATGATCTGCACGTCGAAGTGACGCATCCCGAGGGTGCGCTTGGCCGCCTCGCGGACGGCCGCAAAAGCTTCGGGGAGCAGGTCGTCGAGGGATTCGCCGTTGCCGTAGCGCTCGCGCAGCTCGACGGTCTCGTGCGCGAGTTCCTCATCGGTGAGTTCGCTGAAGTCGTCTTCGAGGGCGTTGACCGCCTTCGCGTACGCCTCCAGCCGACGGAGGGT is from Leifsonia sp. 466MF and encodes:
- a CDS encoding Rv3235 family protein, coding for MHHLALAPATPSTAGIPGERAADPGRSGIRPGDRSVAYPAPHPGMPEAAVALPHEHPAGWLTPGRSDRRTPIAVTGFGQTRTGEGTIVEFPTGDEPSPATLCSNLARSVVEILAGARPLDQIGRWVSDSVYVHLLRRTMLTVQARTTAAENPLRPRMTIGDPVLAFPVDGVVEAVVMVHQPARSRAVAIRLERHRARWRATAINVL
- the secA gene encoding preprotein translocase subunit SecA, translating into MASVLEKVLRVGEGRTLRRLEAYAKAVNALEDDFSELTDEELAHETVELRERYGNGESLDDLLPEAFAAVREAAKRTLGMRHFDVQIMGGAALHLGNIAEMKTGEGKTLVATTAAYLNAIASRGVHIVTVNDYLASYQSELMGRVFRALGMTTGVILAGQTPEERREQYAADITYGTNNEFGFDYLRDNMAWQASDMVQRGHFFAIVDEVDSILIDEARTPLIISGPSSGEANRWFNEFANLAKRLTPDVDYEVDEKKRTVGVLEPGIEKVEDYLGIDNLYESANTPLISFLNNAIKANALFKRDKDYVVMNGEVLIVDEHTGRILVGRRYNEGIHQAIEAKEGVEVKAENQTLATVTLQNYFRLYKKLSGMTGTAETEAAEFMSTYKLGVVPIPTNKPMQRIDQSDLVYKNEKAKFDQVVEDIVKRHEKGQPVLVGTTSVEKSEYLSRLLAKRGVRHEVLNAKNHAREAAIVAQAGRLGAVTVATNMAGRGTDIMLGGNSEFLAVAEMNARGLSPVETPDEYEAAWEGVFENVKAQVAEEAEKVIEAGGLYVLGTERHESRRIDNQLRGRSGRQGDPGESRFYLSLTDDLMRLFNAGAAESLMGRSSVPDDMAIESKVVSRAIRSAQSQVEARNAEIRKNVLKYDDVLNRQREAIYSDRRHVLEGDDLHERVQQFLTDVIDDILDQHTGEGSGDDWDFDALWAELKTLYPVGVSIDEVISEAGNKGKINREFMRREILSDARIAYQRREESLGAPAMRELERRVVLSVIDRRWRDHLYEMDYLKDGIGLRAMAQRDPLVEYQREGYAMFQQMMGAIREETIGFLFNLEVEVNQAPGEVEAPAVAAKGLARGESDTKLSYSAPAEQGGVEVRNQRGQLEQAATARAQRAQQQAAPAAPPAQASNQRGAFGQRVESSDEAPANRAERRAQAKKR